In Vidua macroura isolate BioBank_ID:100142 chromosome 7, ASM2450914v1, whole genome shotgun sequence, a single genomic region encodes these proteins:
- the LOC128810099 gene encoding UDP-glucuronosyltransferase 1A1-like isoform X3: MAPGLSASPPVVLLLLSLLGLAAAGKLLVVWVDGSPWFSMQEGLHKLQQKGHEVVVVAPEVTLHVKPSKNFVMKRYPVPFTQEEFDKGIKAFFDITFEEGSFLERYFKVLEALKRFTDLAFSSCRHLLQNKELMSYLEESKFDAILTDPAIPCGVILAEHLSLPSVYFLRGIPCEFEFEATQCPNPPSYVPRAFAHLTDHMTFFQRVKNLLFDTQKLFLCDFAFEPYSKLASEFLQREVTMQDLLRKGSVWLLRLDFVLDYPRPLMPNIIPIGGANCAHKELSQEFEAMVNASGEHGIIVFSLGSMVSEIPMKKAMEIAEGLGTVPQTVFWRYTGKAPPNLPKNVKLIKWLPQNDLLAHPKTRAFITHGGSHGVYEGICNAVPMVLMPLFGDQMDNAKRVESRGAGLTLNILEMTSSDISNALKAVINDKKYKENIQRLSDLHLDRPIHPLDLAVHWVEFVMRHKGAPHLRPAAHDLNWVQYHSLDVIAFLAAVTLLSLFISFKCCLCCCRRCFCRKGRTGKATKAKSH, from the exons ATGGCCCCGGGGCTCAGTGCTTCTCCACCAgttgtgcttctgctgctgtccctgctgggtctggctgctgctgggaagctcCTGGTGGTGTGGGTGGATGGGAGCCCCTGGTTCAGCAtgcaggaggggctgcacaAGCTCCAGCAGAAGGGACACGAGGTGGTTGTGGTTGCACCTGAAGTGACTTTGCATGTCAAACCATCAAAGAACTTTGTGATGAAAAGATACCCAGTCCCCTTCACACAGGAGGAGTTTGACAAAGGAATCAAGGCATTTTTTGATATCACATTTGAAGAAGGATCTTTTCtggaaagatattttaaagtattggAAGCTCTGAAAAGATTCACTGATCTTGCATTCTCCAGCTGTAGACATCTTCTGCAAAACAAAGAGCTCATGAGCTACCTTGAGGAGAGCAAGTTCGATGCCATCCTTACAGACCCTGCAATACCTTGTGGGGTGATCCTGGCTGAGcatctttctcttccttctgtgtATTTCTTACGAGGAATCCCATGTGAGTTTGAATTTGAAGCCACTCAGTGTCCCAATCCTCCTTCCTATGTGCCCAGGGCATTTGCACATCTTACAGACCACATGACCTTTTTCCAGCGGGTGAAGAATCTGCTCTTTGACACCCAAAAACTTTTCCTCTGTGATTTTGCCTTTGAACCCTACTCAAAACTGGCTTCGGAGTTCCTGCAGAGGGAGGTGACCATGCAGGATCTCTTACGGAAGGGCTCTGTTTGGCTCCTGAGGTTGGATTTTGTGCTAGACTATCCAAGACCCTTGATGCCCAACATCATTCCCATTGGAGGAGCAAACTGTGCTCACAAGGAGCTCTCTCAG GAATTTGAAGCCATGGTGAACGCCTCTGGAGAACACGGCATCATTGTCTTCTCGCTGGGCTCCATGGTGTCCGAGATTCCCATGAAGAAAGCCATGGAAATTGCAGAGGGCTTGGGAACAGTCCCTCAGACG GTCTTCTGGCGCTACACAGGCAAGGCACCCCCCAACCTGCCCAAGAACGTGAAGCTCATCAAGTGGCTGCCTCAGAACGACCTCCTGG CCCACCCCAAGACTCGTGCCTTCATCACCCACGGAGGCTCCCATGGTGTTTATGAGGGAATCTGCAATGCAGTGCCCATGGTGCTGATGCCTCTCTTTGGGGACCAGATGGACAATGCCAAGCGAGTGGAGTCCCGGGGAGCAGGGCTGACCCTGAACATCCTGGAGATGACTTCCAGCGACATTTCCAATGCCCTGAAAGCAGTGATCAACGACAAAAA GTACAAGGAGAACATCCAGCGCCTCTCCGACCTGCACCTGGACAGACCCATCCACCCTCTGGACCTGGCCGTGCACTGGGTGGAGTTTGTGATGAGGCACAAGGGGGCCCCTCACCTGCGCCCCGCCGCCCACGACCTCAACTGGGTGCAGTACCACTCGCTGGACGTCATCGCCTTCCTGGCGGCCGtcaccctcctctccctcttcatCTCCTTCaagtgctgcctctgctgctgccgcAGGTGCTtctgcaggaagggcaggacGGGGAAGGCCACCAAAGCCAAGTCCCACTAG
- the LOC128810099 gene encoding UDP-glucuronosyltransferase 1A1-like isoform X6, whose translation MAPGLSASPPVVLLLLSLLGLAAAGKLLVVPVDGSHWLSMRELLDLLQQKGHEVVVVAPEVSLHIKPSKTIVMKTYPVPFTQEEMDKVFKGSIMDLFKGGPFLERVIRQYKQAKKTSALFLATCTHLIHNKELLSYLEESRFDAILTDPILPCGAIVAKYLSLPSVYFLQQIPCGLEYQATQCPNPPSYVPRTLSSLSDHMTFPERVKNVLIGLSEPLLCHLFYLKYESLASEFLQRDVTIQELFSQASVWLMRYDFVFEYPRPIMPNMVYIGGINCLQKKPLSKEFEAMVNASGEHGIIVFSLGSMVSEIPMKKAMEIAEGLGTVPQTVFWRYTGKAPPNLPKNVKLIKWLPQNDLLAHPKTRAFITHGGSHGVYEGICNAVPMVLMPLFGDQMDNAKRVESRGAGLTLNILEMTSSDISNALKAVINDKKYKENIQRLSDLHLDRPIHPLDLAVHWVEFVMRHKGAPHLRPAAHDLNWVQYHSLDVIAFLAAVTLLSLFISFKCCLCCCRRCFCRKGRTGKATKAKSH comes from the exons ATGgccccagggctcagtgctTCTCCACCAgttgtgcttctgctgctgtccctgctgggtctggctgctgctgggaagctcCTGGTGGTGCCGGTGGACGGGAGCCACTGGCTGAGCATGCGGGAAttgctggacctgctccagcagaagggACACGAGGTGGTTGTGGTGGCACCCGAAGTCTCTTTGCACATCAAACCATCCAAGACTATTGTGATGAAAACGTACCCTGTGCCTTTCACTCAGGAAGAGATGGATAAAGTTTTCAAAGGGTCAATAATGGATTTATTTAAAGGAGGACCTTTCCTGGAAAGAGTTATTAGACAGTACAAACAGGCAAAGAAGacctctgctctgtttctggcCACCTGCACACACTTAATTCACAACAAGGAGCTCCTCAGCTACCTTGAGGAGAGCAGGTTTGATGCCATCCTCACAGACCCTATCCTCCCCTGTGGGGCAATAGTGGCCAAGTATCTTTCCCTGCCTTCCGTCTATTTCCTGCAGCAAATTCCATGTGGTTTGGAATATCAAGCCACCCAGTGCCCCAATCCCCCCTCCTATGTCCCCAGA ACTTTATCATCCCTTTCCGACCACATGACGTTCCCAGAGCGCGTGAAGAACGTTCTGATTGGGCTCTCAGAGCCTTTGCTTTGCCAcctgttttatttgaaatacgAGAGCTTGGCCTCCGAGTTCCTGCAGAGGGATGTAACGATACAGGAGCTGTTCAGCCAAGCATCAGTTTGGCTGATGAGATATGACTTTGTTTTTGAGTATCCACGCCCCATCATGCCCAACATGGTCTATATTGGAGGCATCAACTGTCTGCAGAAGAAGCCACTCTCAAAG GAATTTGAAGCCATGGTGAACGCCTCTGGAGAACACGGCATCATTGTCTTCTCGCTGGGCTCCATGGTGTCCGAGATTCCCATGAAGAAAGCCATGGAAATTGCAGAGGGCTTGGGAACAGTCCCTCAGACG GTCTTCTGGCGCTACACAGGCAAGGCACCCCCCAACCTGCCCAAGAACGTGAAGCTCATCAAGTGGCTGCCTCAGAACGACCTCCTGG CCCACCCCAAGACTCGTGCCTTCATCACCCACGGAGGCTCCCATGGTGTTTATGAGGGAATCTGCAATGCAGTGCCCATGGTGCTGATGCCTCTCTTTGGGGACCAGATGGACAATGCCAAGCGAGTGGAGTCCCGGGGAGCAGGGCTGACCCTGAACATCCTGGAGATGACTTCCAGCGACATTTCCAATGCCCTGAAAGCAGTGATCAACGACAAAAA GTACAAGGAGAACATCCAGCGCCTCTCCGACCTGCACCTGGACAGACCCATCCACCCTCTGGACCTGGCCGTGCACTGGGTGGAGTTTGTGATGAGGCACAAGGGGGCCCCTCACCTGCGCCCCGCCGCCCACGACCTCAACTGGGTGCAGTACCACTCGCTGGACGTCATCGCCTTCCTGGCGGCCGtcaccctcctctccctcttcatCTCCTTCaagtgctgcctctgctgctgccgcAGGTGCTtctgcaggaagggcaggacGGGGAAGGCCACCAAAGCCAAGTCCCACTAG
- the LOC128810099 gene encoding UDP-glucuronosyltransferase 1A1-like isoform X8 — MAPGLSASPPVVLLLLSLLGLAAAGKLLVVPVDGSHWLSMRELLDLLQQKGHEVVVVAPEVSLHIKPSKTIVMKTYPVPFTQEEMDKVFKGSIMDLFKGGPFLERVIRQYKQAKKTSALFLATCTHLIHNKELLSYLEESRFDAILTDPILPCGAIVAKYLSLPSVYFLQQIPCGLEYQATQCPNPPSYVPRVFTELTDHMTFLQRVKNMLYDIPNFFLCDPLLCHLFYLKYESLASEFLQRDVTIQELFSQASVWLMRYDFVFEYPRPIMPNMVYIGGINCLQKKPLSKEFEAMVNASGEHGIIVFSLGSMVSEIPMKKAMEIAEGLGTVPQTVFWRYTGKAPPNLPKNVKLIKWLPQNDLLAHPKTRAFITHGGSHGVYEGICNAVPMVLMPLFGDQMDNAKRVESRGAGLTLNILEMTSSDISNALKAVINDKKYKENIQRLSDLHLDRPIHPLDLAVHWVEFVMRHKGAPHLRPAAHDLNWVQYHSLDVIAFLAAVTLLSLFISFKCCLCCCRRCFCRKGRTGKATKAKSH; from the exons ATGgccccagggctcagtgctTCTCCACCAgttgtgcttctgctgctgtccctgctgggtctggctgctgctgggaagctcCTGGTGGTGCCGGTGGACGGGAGCCACTGGCTGAGCATGCGGGAAttgctggacctgctccagcagaagggACACGAGGTGGTTGTGGTGGCACCCGAAGTCTCTTTGCACATCAAACCATCCAAGACTATTGTGATGAAAACGTACCCTGTGCCTTTCACTCAGGAAGAGATGGATAAAGTTTTCAAAGGGTCAATAATGGATTTATTTAAAGGAGGACCTTTCCTGGAAAGAGTTATTAGACAGTACAAACAGGCAAAGAAGacctctgctctgtttctggcCACCTGCACACACTTAATTCACAACAAGGAGCTCCTCAGCTACCTTGAGGAGAGCAGGTTTGATGCCATCCTCACAGACCCTATCCTCCCCTGTGGGGCAATAGTGGCCAAGTATCTTTCCCTGCCTTCCGTCTATTTCCTGCAGCAAATTCCATGTGGTTTGGAATATCAAGCCACCCAGTGCCCCAATCCCCCCTCCTATGTCCCCAGAGTATTTACAGAGCTTACAGACCACATGACCTTTCTCCAGCGGGTGAAGAACATGCTCTATGACATCCCAAATTTTTTCCTTTGCGAT CCTTTGCTTTGCCAcctgttttatttgaaatacgAGAGCTTGGCCTCCGAGTTCCTGCAGAGGGATGTAACGATACAGGAGCTGTTCAGCCAAGCATCAGTTTGGCTGATGAGATATGACTTTGTTTTTGAGTATCCACGCCCCATCATGCCCAACATGGTCTATATTGGAGGCATCAACTGTCTGCAGAAGAAGCCACTCTCAAAG GAATTTGAAGCCATGGTGAACGCCTCTGGAGAACACGGCATCATTGTCTTCTCGCTGGGCTCCATGGTGTCCGAGATTCCCATGAAGAAAGCCATGGAAATTGCAGAGGGCTTGGGAACAGTCCCTCAGACG GTCTTCTGGCGCTACACAGGCAAGGCACCCCCCAACCTGCCCAAGAACGTGAAGCTCATCAAGTGGCTGCCTCAGAACGACCTCCTGG CCCACCCCAAGACTCGTGCCTTCATCACCCACGGAGGCTCCCATGGTGTTTATGAGGGAATCTGCAATGCAGTGCCCATGGTGCTGATGCCTCTCTTTGGGGACCAGATGGACAATGCCAAGCGAGTGGAGTCCCGGGGAGCAGGGCTGACCCTGAACATCCTGGAGATGACTTCCAGCGACATTTCCAATGCCCTGAAAGCAGTGATCAACGACAAAAA GTACAAGGAGAACATCCAGCGCCTCTCCGACCTGCACCTGGACAGACCCATCCACCCTCTGGACCTGGCCGTGCACTGGGTGGAGTTTGTGATGAGGCACAAGGGGGCCCCTCACCTGCGCCCCGCCGCCCACGACCTCAACTGGGTGCAGTACCACTCGCTGGACGTCATCGCCTTCCTGGCGGCCGtcaccctcctctccctcttcatCTCCTTCaagtgctgcctctgctgctgccgcAGGTGCTtctgcaggaagggcaggacGGGGAAGGCCACCAAAGCCAAGTCCCACTAG
- the LOC128810099 gene encoding UDP-glucuronosyltransferase 1A1-like isoform X4: MAPGLSASPPVVLLLLSLLGLAAAGKLLVVPVDGSHWLSMRELLDLLQQKGHEVVVVAPEVSLHIKPSKTIVMKTYPVPFTQEEMDKVFKGSIMDLFKGGPFLERVIRQYKQAKKTSALFLATCTHLIHNKELLSYLEESRFDAILTDPILPCGAIVAKYLSLPSVYFLQQIPCGLEYQATQCPNPPSYVPRVFTELTDHMTFLQRVKNMLYDIPNFFLCDVVFQPYAELASEFLEQEVTVPDLLRQASVWLVKLDFVLHFPKPLMPNMVLISGVNCAYKKLSQEFEAMVNASGEHGIIVFSLGSMVSEIPMKKAMEIAEGLGTVPQTVFWRYTGKAPPNLPKNVKLIKWLPQNDLLAHPKTRAFITHGGSHGVYEGICNAVPMVLMPLFGDQMDNAKRVESRGAGLTLNILEMTSSDISNALKAVINDKKYKENIQRLSDLHLDRPIHPLDLAVHWVEFVMRHKGAPHLRPAAHDLNWVQYHSLDVIAFLAAVTLLSLFISFKCCLCCCRRCFCRKGRTGKATKAKSH; the protein is encoded by the exons ATGgccccagggctcagtgctTCTCCACCAgttgtgcttctgctgctgtccctgctgggtctggctgctgctgggaagctcCTGGTGGTGCCGGTGGACGGGAGCCACTGGCTGAGCATGCGGGAAttgctggacctgctccagcagaagggACACGAGGTGGTTGTGGTGGCACCCGAAGTCTCTTTGCACATCAAACCATCCAAGACTATTGTGATGAAAACGTACCCTGTGCCTTTCACTCAGGAAGAGATGGATAAAGTTTTCAAAGGGTCAATAATGGATTTATTTAAAGGAGGACCTTTCCTGGAAAGAGTTATTAGACAGTACAAACAGGCAAAGAAGacctctgctctgtttctggcCACCTGCACACACTTAATTCACAACAAGGAGCTCCTCAGCTACCTTGAGGAGAGCAGGTTTGATGCCATCCTCACAGACCCTATCCTCCCCTGTGGGGCAATAGTGGCCAAGTATCTTTCCCTGCCTTCCGTCTATTTCCTGCAGCAAATTCCATGTGGTTTGGAATATCAAGCCACCCAGTGCCCCAATCCCCCCTCCTATGTCCCCAGAGTATTTACAGAGCTTACAGACCACATGACCTTTCTCCAGCGGGTGAAGAACATGCTCTATGACATCCCAAATTTTTTCCTTTGCGATGTTGTCTTCCAACCTTACGCAGAACTGGCTTCGGAATTCCTCGAGCAGGAGGTGACCGTGCCGGATCTCCTGCGCCAGGCTTCCGTTTGGCTCGTGAAGCTGGACTTTGTCTTGCACTTCCCAAAACCCTTGATGCCCAACATGGTTTTGATTAGTGGAGTAAATTGTGCTTACAAGAAGCTAAGTCAG GAATTTGAAGCCATGGTGAACGCCTCTGGAGAACACGGCATCATTGTCTTCTCGCTGGGCTCCATGGTGTCCGAGATTCCCATGAAGAAAGCCATGGAAATTGCAGAGGGCTTGGGAACAGTCCCTCAGACG GTCTTCTGGCGCTACACAGGCAAGGCACCCCCCAACCTGCCCAAGAACGTGAAGCTCATCAAGTGGCTGCCTCAGAACGACCTCCTGG CCCACCCCAAGACTCGTGCCTTCATCACCCACGGAGGCTCCCATGGTGTTTATGAGGGAATCTGCAATGCAGTGCCCATGGTGCTGATGCCTCTCTTTGGGGACCAGATGGACAATGCCAAGCGAGTGGAGTCCCGGGGAGCAGGGCTGACCCTGAACATCCTGGAGATGACTTCCAGCGACATTTCCAATGCCCTGAAAGCAGTGATCAACGACAAAAA GTACAAGGAGAACATCCAGCGCCTCTCCGACCTGCACCTGGACAGACCCATCCACCCTCTGGACCTGGCCGTGCACTGGGTGGAGTTTGTGATGAGGCACAAGGGGGCCCCTCACCTGCGCCCCGCCGCCCACGACCTCAACTGGGTGCAGTACCACTCGCTGGACGTCATCGCCTTCCTGGCGGCCGtcaccctcctctccctcttcatCTCCTTCaagtgctgcctctgctgctgccgcAGGTGCTtctgcaggaagggcaggacGGGGAAGGCCACCAAAGCCAAGTCCCACTAG
- the LOC128810099 gene encoding UDP-glucuronosyltransferase 1A1-like isoform X7: MAPGLSASPPVVLLLLSLLGLAAAGKLLVVPVDGSHWLSMRELLDLLQQKGHEVVVVAPEVSLHIKPSKTIVMKTYPVPFTQEEMDKVFKGSIMDLFKGGPFLERVIRQYKQAKKTSALFLATCTHLIHNKELLSYLEESRFDAILTDPILPCGAIVAKYLSLPSVYFLQQIPCGLEYQATQCPNPPSYVPRVFTELTDHMTFLQRVKNMLYDIPNFFLCDVVFQPYAELASEFLEQEVTVPDLLRQASVWLVKYDFVFEYPRPIMPNMVYIGGINCLQKKPLSKEFEAMVNASGEHGIIVFSLGSMVSEIPMKKAMEIAEGLGTVPQTVFWRYTGKAPPNLPKNVKLIKWLPQNDLLAHPKTRAFITHGGSHGVYEGICNAVPMVLMPLFGDQMDNAKRVESRGAGLTLNILEMTSSDISNALKAVINDKKYKENIQRLSDLHLDRPIHPLDLAVHWVEFVMRHKGAPHLRPAAHDLNWVQYHSLDVIAFLAAVTLLSLFISFKCCLCCCRRCFCRKGRTGKATKAKSH; this comes from the exons ATGgccccagggctcagtgctTCTCCACCAgttgtgcttctgctgctgtccctgctgggtctggctgctgctgggaagctcCTGGTGGTGCCGGTGGACGGGAGCCACTGGCTGAGCATGCGGGAAttgctggacctgctccagcagaagggACACGAGGTGGTTGTGGTGGCACCCGAAGTCTCTTTGCACATCAAACCATCCAAGACTATTGTGATGAAAACGTACCCTGTGCCTTTCACTCAGGAAGAGATGGATAAAGTTTTCAAAGGGTCAATAATGGATTTATTTAAAGGAGGACCTTTCCTGGAAAGAGTTATTAGACAGTACAAACAGGCAAAGAAGacctctgctctgtttctggcCACCTGCACACACTTAATTCACAACAAGGAGCTCCTCAGCTACCTTGAGGAGAGCAGGTTTGATGCCATCCTCACAGACCCTATCCTCCCCTGTGGGGCAATAGTGGCCAAGTATCTTTCCCTGCCTTCCGTCTATTTCCTGCAGCAAATTCCATGTGGTTTGGAATATCAAGCCACCCAGTGCCCCAATCCCCCCTCCTATGTCCCCAGAGTATTTACAGAGCTTACAGACCACATGACCTTTCTCCAGCGGGTGAAGAACATGCTCTATGACATCCCAAATTTTTTCCTTTGCGATGTTGTCTTCCAACCTTACGCAGAACTGGCTTCGGAATTCCTCGAGCAGGAGGTGACCGTGCCGGATCTCCTGCGCCAGGCTTCCGTTTGGCTCGTGAA ATATGACTTTGTTTTTGAGTATCCACGCCCCATCATGCCCAACATGGTCTATATTGGAGGCATCAACTGTCTGCAGAAGAAGCCACTCTCAAAG GAATTTGAAGCCATGGTGAACGCCTCTGGAGAACACGGCATCATTGTCTTCTCGCTGGGCTCCATGGTGTCCGAGATTCCCATGAAGAAAGCCATGGAAATTGCAGAGGGCTTGGGAACAGTCCCTCAGACG GTCTTCTGGCGCTACACAGGCAAGGCACCCCCCAACCTGCCCAAGAACGTGAAGCTCATCAAGTGGCTGCCTCAGAACGACCTCCTGG CCCACCCCAAGACTCGTGCCTTCATCACCCACGGAGGCTCCCATGGTGTTTATGAGGGAATCTGCAATGCAGTGCCCATGGTGCTGATGCCTCTCTTTGGGGACCAGATGGACAATGCCAAGCGAGTGGAGTCCCGGGGAGCAGGGCTGACCCTGAACATCCTGGAGATGACTTCCAGCGACATTTCCAATGCCCTGAAAGCAGTGATCAACGACAAAAA GTACAAGGAGAACATCCAGCGCCTCTCCGACCTGCACCTGGACAGACCCATCCACCCTCTGGACCTGGCCGTGCACTGGGTGGAGTTTGTGATGAGGCACAAGGGGGCCCCTCACCTGCGCCCCGCCGCCCACGACCTCAACTGGGTGCAGTACCACTCGCTGGACGTCATCGCCTTCCTGGCGGCCGtcaccctcctctccctcttcatCTCCTTCaagtgctgcctctgctgctgccgcAGGTGCTtctgcaggaagggcaggacGGGGAAGGCCACCAAAGCCAAGTCCCACTAG
- the LOC128810099 gene encoding UDP-glucuronosyltransferase 1-6-like isoform X5, giving the protein MTVMWRHHVHAGLVFFLAFWSLADGGKLLVVPQDGSHWLSMRMVLEKLWEKGHEIVAVVPDAALLLKSSQSFTIKTYSVPYTQEYVDQYYQKLGENSFETLTLSFLLSNITELTNLFTSACRHLLSDKELMKYLQDSKFDAIMMDPVLPCGPILAEYLSLPSVYFMRGLPCTLDYKAAQSPSPVSYVPKTLSSLSDHMTFPERVKNVLIGLSEPLLCHLFYLKYESLASEFLQRDVTIQELFSQASVWLMRYDFVFEYPRPIMPNMVYIGGINCLQKKPLSKEFEAMVNASGEHGIIVFSLGSMVSEIPMKKAMEIAEGLGTVPQTVFWRYTGKAPPNLPKNVKLIKWLPQNDLLAHPKTRAFITHGGSHGVYEGICNAVPMVLMPLFGDQMDNAKRVESRGAGLTLNILEMTSSDISNALKAVINDKKYKENIQRLSDLHLDRPIHPLDLAVHWVEFVMRHKGAPHLRPAAHDLNWVQYHSLDVIAFLAAVTLLSLFISFKCCLCCCRRCFCRKGRTGKATKAKSH; this is encoded by the exons ATGACAGTTATGTGGAGGCACCACGTACATGCTGGGCTTgtgtttttccttgctttctggaGTCTGGCAGATGGTGGGAAGCTCTTGGTGGTGCCTCAGGATGGAAGTCACTGGCTGAGTATGCGGATGGTCCTGGAGAAACTTTGGGAGAAGGGGCACGAAATCGTGGCCGTAGTTCCTGATGCTGCCTTGCTCTTGAAAAGCTCCCAGTCCTTCACCATCAAAACGTATTCGGTGCCTTACACCCAGGAGTATGTGGACCAATACTACCAGAAGCTGGGGGAAAATAGCTTTGAGACCCTAACGCTCTCATTTTTACTCAGCAACATCACAGAGCTGACCAACTTGTTCACTTCCGCTTGTCGGCATCTCTTATCTGACAAAGAACTCATGAAGTACCTCCAGGACAGCAAATTCGATGCCATCATGATGgaccctgtgctgccctgtggGCCAATTCTGGCTGAGTatctctccctcccctctgtgTACTTCATGCGTGGCCTTCCCTGTACCTTAGACTACAAAGCCGCGCAGTCTCCCAGCCCTGTATCCTATGTGCCCAAGACTTTATCATCCCTTTCCGACCACATGACGTTCCCAGAGCGCGTGAAGAACGTTCTGATTGGGCTCTCAGAGCCTTTGCTTTGCCAcctgttttatttgaaatacgAGAGCTTGGCCTCCGAGTTCCTGCAGAGGGATGTAACGATACAGGAGCTGTTCAGCCAAGCATCAGTTTGGCTGATGAGATATGACTTTGTTTTTGAGTATCCACGCCCCATCATGCCCAACATGGTCTATATTGGAGGCATCAACTGTCTGCAGAAGAAGCCACTCTCAAAG GAATTTGAAGCCATGGTGAACGCCTCTGGAGAACACGGCATCATTGTCTTCTCGCTGGGCTCCATGGTGTCCGAGATTCCCATGAAGAAAGCCATGGAAATTGCAGAGGGCTTGGGAACAGTCCCTCAGACG GTCTTCTGGCGCTACACAGGCAAGGCACCCCCCAACCTGCCCAAGAACGTGAAGCTCATCAAGTGGCTGCCTCAGAACGACCTCCTGG CCCACCCCAAGACTCGTGCCTTCATCACCCACGGAGGCTCCCATGGTGTTTATGAGGGAATCTGCAATGCAGTGCCCATGGTGCTGATGCCTCTCTTTGGGGACCAGATGGACAATGCCAAGCGAGTGGAGTCCCGGGGAGCAGGGCTGACCCTGAACATCCTGGAGATGACTTCCAGCGACATTTCCAATGCCCTGAAAGCAGTGATCAACGACAAAAA GTACAAGGAGAACATCCAGCGCCTCTCCGACCTGCACCTGGACAGACCCATCCACCCTCTGGACCTGGCCGTGCACTGGGTGGAGTTTGTGATGAGGCACAAGGGGGCCCCTCACCTGCGCCCCGCCGCCCACGACCTCAACTGGGTGCAGTACCACTCGCTGGACGTCATCGCCTTCCTGGCGGCCGtcaccctcctctccctcttcatCTCCTTCaagtgctgcctctgctgctgccgcAGGTGCTtctgcaggaagggcaggacGGGGAAGGCCACCAAAGCCAAGTCCCACTAG